A single Actinomadura algeriensis DNA region contains:
- a CDS encoding pyrimidine reductase family protein: MRSLTSSPGPVDLAEQYAYPSESPSQGTWLRANMVAALDGAAQRDERSGGLGNEADRRLFLLLRGLADAVIVGAGTVRAEGYGPVRPVPEWGPVRDGRPPVPPLVIVSRSLGLDFEAPVFTEARVPTIVLTCADADPERLREARGHAEVIVAGKRALDFGVAFRALAAMGHRRLLCEGGPAVLGQIAAAGLLDELCLTLSPMLLGGDALRILDGPSVPDPAAWTLAHALTDDDFLFLRYTRATR, from the coding sequence ATGCGGTCACTGACGTCTTCGCCCGGTCCCGTCGATCTCGCCGAGCAGTACGCGTACCCGTCCGAGAGTCCGTCCCAGGGGACGTGGCTGCGGGCCAACATGGTCGCCGCGCTGGACGGCGCCGCGCAGCGCGACGAGCGCAGCGGCGGGCTCGGCAACGAGGCCGACCGGCGGCTGTTCCTGCTGCTGCGCGGCCTCGCCGACGCGGTGATCGTCGGCGCCGGGACGGTCCGCGCCGAGGGCTACGGCCCGGTCCGTCCGGTCCCCGAGTGGGGGCCGGTGCGGGACGGGCGGCCGCCGGTGCCGCCGCTGGTGATCGTCTCCCGCTCGCTCGGGCTGGACTTCGAGGCGCCGGTGTTCACCGAGGCGCGGGTGCCGACGATCGTGCTGACCTGCGCGGACGCCGATCCGGAGCGGCTGCGGGAGGCGCGCGGGCACGCCGAGGTGATCGTCGCCGGGAAGCGGGCCCTCGACTTCGGGGTCGCGTTCCGGGCGCTCGCCGCGATGGGCCACCGGCGGCTGCTGTGCGAGGGCGGCCCGGCCGTCCTCGGACAGATCGCCGCCGCGGGCCTGCTCGACGAGCTGTGCCTGACGCTCAGCCCGATGCTGCTCGGCGGCGACGCGCTGCGGATCCTCGACGGCCCGTCGGTGCCCGACCCGGCGGCCTGGACGCTCGCGCACGCCCTCACCGACGACGACTTCCTCTTCCTCCGCTACACGCGGGCCACCCGGTAG
- a CDS encoding DUF4262 domain-containing protein, with translation MPDGPPPCACVLCHDYGDRDRLDNFLLRTMVHISQYGWSVVLNHPDDAGPGWAYTIGLWHSHRVPELAMFGGDVYEMEESLDLLGRQSAEGRPPAEGERRDGVVRGRPAGFRAVDQRWYGALLSGAVAYYRRTPPPFLQVLWPNADGLFPWQPGTDLPFRRSQPWLWLSPGQHSPGVWTRRL, from the coding sequence ATGCCCGACGGTCCGCCCCCTTGCGCATGCGTGCTCTGCCACGACTACGGCGACCGCGACCGGCTGGACAATTTCCTGCTCCGCACGATGGTCCACATCAGCCAGTACGGGTGGAGCGTCGTGCTGAACCATCCGGACGACGCCGGGCCCGGCTGGGCGTACACGATCGGGCTGTGGCACAGCCACCGGGTGCCCGAGCTCGCCATGTTCGGCGGCGACGTCTACGAGATGGAGGAGTCGCTGGACCTCCTCGGCCGGCAGTCCGCCGAGGGCCGCCCGCCCGCCGAGGGCGAGCGCCGCGACGGCGTCGTCCGGGGCCGGCCCGCCGGGTTCCGCGCCGTCGACCAGCGCTGGTACGGCGCGCTGCTGTCCGGCGCCGTCGCCTACTACCGGCGGACGCCGCCGCCGTTCCTGCAGGTGCTGTGGCCGAACGCCGACGGCCTGTTCCCCTGGCAGCCCGGCACCGACCTGCCGTTCCGCCGCTCGCAGCCGTGGCTGTGGCTCTCCCCCGGCCAGCACTCCCCCGGCGTGTGGACCCGCCGCCTCTGA
- a CDS encoding ATP-dependent DNA ligase has protein sequence MDLPISPPFSPMLAKAVKTMPQGDLLYEPKWDGFRCVIFRDGDEVELVSRGEKPLTRYFPELVEAVRRELPERCVVDGEIVMPQGTRLDFDTLQQRIHPAASRIKLLSEQTPASFVAFDLLALGDESFLEEPLGERRRRLVDALAEVHAPIHVTPASDSYELALRWFDEFEGAGLDGVIAKPRDLPYEPDKRVQFKVKHERTCDCVVAGFRWHKSGPIVGSLLLGLYNDEGHLQHVGVAASFTMKRRAELVEELQPYRMESLDGHPWADWARQTEATADRMPGAISRWTGKKDLSWVALRPDLVVEVAYEAMEGDRFRHTARFRNWRPDRTPESCTYEQLEVPVAYDLDEILGGSAANPRADR, from the coding sequence ATGGACCTGCCGATCAGTCCGCCGTTCTCGCCGATGCTGGCCAAGGCGGTCAAGACCATGCCCCAGGGCGACCTGCTGTACGAGCCGAAGTGGGACGGTTTCCGCTGCGTCATCTTCCGGGACGGCGACGAGGTTGAGCTGGTGAGCCGGGGCGAGAAACCGCTCACCCGGTACTTCCCCGAGCTGGTGGAGGCGGTGAGGCGGGAGCTGCCGGAGCGGTGCGTGGTGGACGGCGAGATCGTCATGCCGCAGGGCACCCGGCTCGACTTCGACACGCTCCAGCAGCGCATCCACCCCGCCGCGTCCAGAATCAAGCTGCTGTCGGAGCAGACCCCGGCGTCCTTCGTGGCGTTCGATCTGCTCGCCCTGGGCGACGAGTCGTTCCTGGAGGAGCCGCTGGGCGAACGGCGGCGGCGGCTCGTCGACGCGCTCGCCGAAGTGCACGCGCCGATCCACGTGACGCCCGCGTCCGACTCCTACGAGCTGGCGCTGCGCTGGTTCGACGAGTTCGAGGGCGCGGGCCTCGACGGCGTCATAGCCAAGCCGCGCGACCTGCCGTACGAACCCGACAAGCGCGTCCAGTTCAAGGTCAAGCACGAGCGGACGTGCGACTGCGTCGTCGCGGGGTTCCGCTGGCACAAGTCCGGGCCGATCGTGGGCTCCCTGCTGCTCGGCCTCTACAACGACGAGGGGCACCTGCAGCACGTGGGCGTCGCCGCGTCCTTCACGATGAAGCGCCGCGCGGAGCTCGTCGAGGAGCTGCAGCCGTACCGGATGGAGAGCCTGGACGGCCACCCGTGGGCCGACTGGGCGCGGCAGACCGAGGCCACGGCCGACCGCATGCCCGGCGCGATCTCCCGCTGGACCGGCAAGAAGGACCTCTCGTGGGTCGCGCTGCGTCCCGACCTGGTCGTGGAGGTCGCCTACGAGGCGATGGAGGGCGACCGGTTCCGGCACACCGCCCGCTTCCGCAACTGGCGCCCCGACCGGACGCCCGAGTCGTGCACCTACGAGCAGCTCGAGGTGCCGGTGGCCTATGACCTGGACGAGATCCTGGGCGGCTCGGCCGCCAATCCCCGCGCCGACCGCTGA
- a CDS encoding acyl-CoA dehydrogenase family protein: protein MTSIVMPEPRAADPVAALDTVIADVIAPNAAGVDETGAFPREGVDALARAGVLGLLSAPDAGGLADAARVVERLAGACGSTAMVVLMHYAATSVLEAHGPAEVRRAIAAGEHLVTLALSETGSRSHFWAPVGTATPDGTGVRLDARKSFVTSAGEADGLVWSSRPLAAPGPMTLWYVPSGTSGLTVDGPFDGLGLRGNASSPVTADGVRVPPGAMLGADGAGLDLALGTALPPFLVLSAAFSLGVMEALMDAARDRMTRTRFEHLGRTLADDPGARAAYARLRVRVDGTRAFLADTLTALGTGRDDATTRVLQVKAVAGEAAAEVADGVLRLCGGSAFRRGTGVERRFRDALASRVMAPTTEALHDFVARADLGLPLFGEENRCC, encoded by the coding sequence GTGACCTCGATCGTCATGCCCGAACCACGCGCCGCCGACCCGGTGGCCGCGCTCGACACCGTGATCGCCGACGTGATCGCCCCGAACGCCGCCGGGGTGGACGAGACCGGCGCCTTCCCCCGCGAGGGCGTCGACGCGCTCGCCCGCGCGGGCGTGCTCGGCCTGCTCAGCGCCCCGGACGCGGGCGGGCTCGCGGACGCCGCCCGGGTCGTCGAACGGCTCGCCGGGGCCTGCGGGTCCACGGCGATGGTCGTCCTCATGCACTACGCGGCCACGTCCGTGCTCGAGGCGCACGGCCCCGCCGAGGTCCGCCGCGCGATCGCCGCCGGCGAGCACCTCGTCACCCTCGCCTTGTCCGAGACCGGCTCGCGCAGCCACTTTTGGGCGCCGGTCGGCACCGCGACCCCGGACGGGACGGGCGTCCGCCTCGACGCCCGCAAGAGCTTCGTCACCTCCGCCGGGGAGGCCGACGGCCTCGTCTGGTCGAGCCGCCCGCTCGCCGCACCCGGCCCGATGACCCTCTGGTACGTCCCGTCCGGCACAAGCGGCCTCACCGTGGACGGCCCGTTCGACGGGCTCGGCCTGCGCGGCAACGCCTCGAGCCCGGTCACCGCCGACGGCGTCCGGGTGCCGCCCGGCGCGATGCTCGGCGCGGACGGCGCCGGGCTCGACCTCGCGCTCGGCACGGCGCTCCCGCCGTTCCTGGTGCTGAGCGCCGCGTTCTCGCTCGGCGTCATGGAGGCGCTCATGGACGCCGCCCGCGACCGCATGACCCGGACCCGCTTCGAGCACCTCGGGCGGACCCTCGCCGACGATCCGGGCGCCCGCGCCGCCTACGCCCGGCTCCGCGTCCGCGTGGACGGGACGCGCGCGTTCCTGGCCGACACCCTCACCGCACTCGGCACCGGCCGCGACGACGCGACGACGCGCGTCCTGCAGGTCAAGGCCGTCGCGGGGGAGGCCGCCGCCGAGGTCGCCGACGGGGTGCTGCGACTGTGCGGCGGGTCGGCGTTCCGGCGCGGCACCGGCGTCGAGCGCCGCTTCCGCGACGCGCTCGCCTCCCGCGTCATGGCGCCGACGACCGAGGCGCTGCACGACTTCGTCGCCCGGGCCGACCTCGGCCTGCCGCTGTTCGGAGAGGAGAACCGATGCTGCTGA
- a CDS encoding phosphate/phosphite/phosphonate ABC transporter substrate-binding protein has product MLLMGAVAYDPKVVTIWTGFRAWLAARGFAFDFVLYSNYERQVEDLALGRIHAAWNSPLAWVRARRLAEARGRRVRPLVMRDTDRDLTSVIVVRADSPCTSVADLDGAPVAVGAVDSPQATLLPLSYLRAHGADVDVRRFDVGVGLHGDHVGGERDAAAALASGEVAAACMVDANHLLFGAEGVLPAGGTRVLAQTPLYDHCNLTVSDSLPDRAAERFAGLLLSMSFADPDARPLLDLEGLKSWEDGRDGGYAALERAVDETGFYDRDGRVTARGYTP; this is encoded by the coding sequence ATGCTGCTGATGGGAGCGGTCGCCTACGACCCGAAGGTCGTGACGATCTGGACCGGGTTCCGCGCGTGGCTCGCCGCGCGCGGCTTCGCGTTCGACTTCGTCCTGTACTCCAACTACGAGCGGCAGGTCGAGGACCTGGCCCTCGGCCGAATCCACGCGGCGTGGAACTCCCCGCTCGCCTGGGTCCGGGCCCGCCGCCTGGCCGAGGCCCGCGGCCGGCGCGTCCGTCCGCTGGTCATGCGCGACACCGACCGCGACCTGACCTCGGTGATCGTCGTGCGCGCGGACTCGCCGTGCACGTCCGTCGCGGACCTGGACGGCGCGCCGGTCGCGGTCGGCGCCGTCGACTCCCCGCAGGCGACGCTGCTGCCGCTGTCGTACCTGCGGGCGCACGGCGCGGACGTGGACGTCCGCCGGTTCGACGTCGGCGTCGGCCTGCACGGCGACCACGTCGGCGGGGAGCGGGACGCGGCGGCGGCGCTGGCGTCCGGCGAGGTCGCCGCCGCCTGCATGGTCGACGCGAACCACCTGCTGTTCGGCGCCGAAGGCGTGCTGCCCGCCGGCGGCACCCGCGTCCTCGCGCAGACCCCGCTCTACGACCACTGCAACCTCACGGTGTCCGACTCGCTGCCCGACCGCGCCGCCGAACGGTTCGCGGGGCTGCTGCTGTCGATGAGCTTCGCCGACCCCGACGCCCGTCCGCTGCTGGACCTCGAGGGCCTCAAGTCCTGGGAGGACGGCCGCGACGGCGGCTACGCGGCGCTGGAGCGGGCCGTCGACGAGACCGGCTTCTACGACCGGGACGGGCGGGTGACCGCGCGCGGCTACACCCCGTGA
- a CDS encoding alkaline phosphatase D family protein, translating to MADASKLDRRSFLVSTGLAVGTAATVSALPGTAHAAPRARSLSGDPFTLGVASGDPEPDGFVLWTRLALDPLAEDGRGGMPNRDVDVHWEVARDERFRKIERRGKAVARPADAHSVHVELNGLRHGRDYWYRFRTGNHFSPVGRTLTAPRLDSFGPALAMAFVSCSQYEHGYFTAYRRLAEEHPDLILHLGDYQYEYKPDHYTIPAGNVRDHRGPETVTLANYRQRHAQYKADPDLQAAHAAAPWLVVFDDHEVENNWADDVPEAGSDTPDPADFRRRRVAAFKAYYENMPLRRRSIPNGPDIQIYRRVRWGKLANFHMLDTRQFRDDQSCGDGYKDCPEAVDPKRSITGDEQEKWLLDGFKESRARWDVLGQQVFFAQRDNNPGPAKITSMDGWDGYVASRKRITEGWTNWKVRNPVVLTGDVHAHWASDLKLDYDDPDSPVVGSELVATSITSGGDGTDSNPADHPFLQINPHLRFYNNQRGYVLTKIDKHEMKADFKTLPTVRDHVAEASTKATFVIEDEVPGVKQTYLRPFNAPKMSVKSDRDLIQETIRNETLR from the coding sequence ATGGCCGACGCCTCCAAGCTCGACCGGCGCTCCTTCCTCGTCAGCACCGGACTCGCGGTCGGCACCGCCGCGACCGTCTCCGCCCTCCCCGGCACGGCCCACGCCGCGCCCCGCGCCCGGAGCCTGTCCGGCGACCCGTTCACGCTCGGCGTCGCGTCCGGCGACCCCGAACCCGACGGGTTCGTCCTGTGGACCCGCCTCGCCCTCGACCCGCTCGCCGAGGACGGACGCGGCGGCATGCCGAACCGCGACGTCGACGTCCACTGGGAGGTCGCGCGGGACGAGCGGTTCCGCAAGATCGAGCGGCGCGGCAAGGCCGTCGCGCGGCCCGCGGACGCCCACTCCGTCCACGTCGAGCTCAACGGGCTGCGCCACGGCCGCGACTACTGGTACCGGTTCCGCACCGGGAACCACTTCTCCCCGGTGGGGCGGACGCTCACCGCGCCGCGCCTCGACTCGTTCGGCCCCGCCCTCGCCATGGCCTTCGTCAGCTGCAGCCAGTACGAGCACGGCTACTTCACCGCGTACCGGCGGCTCGCCGAGGAGCACCCCGACCTGATCCTGCACCTCGGCGACTACCAGTACGAGTACAAGCCGGACCACTACACGATCCCGGCCGGCAACGTCCGCGACCACCGCGGCCCCGAGACCGTCACCCTCGCGAACTACCGGCAGCGGCACGCCCAGTACAAGGCCGACCCCGACCTGCAGGCCGCGCACGCCGCCGCGCCCTGGCTCGTCGTGTTCGACGACCACGAGGTCGAGAACAACTGGGCCGACGACGTCCCCGAGGCGGGCTCCGACACGCCCGACCCGGCCGACTTCCGCCGCCGCCGCGTCGCCGCGTTCAAGGCGTACTACGAGAACATGCCGCTGCGCCGCCGCTCCATCCCGAACGGCCCCGACATCCAGATCTACCGGCGCGTCCGCTGGGGCAAGCTCGCCAACTTCCACATGCTCGACACCCGCCAGTTCCGCGACGACCAGAGCTGCGGCGACGGCTACAAGGACTGCCCCGAGGCCGTCGACCCCAAGCGCTCCATCACCGGCGACGAGCAGGAGAAGTGGCTGCTCGACGGCTTCAAGGAGTCGCGCGCCCGCTGGGACGTCCTCGGCCAGCAGGTCTTCTTCGCCCAGCGCGACAACAACCCCGGCCCCGCGAAGATCACCTCGATGGACGGCTGGGACGGCTACGTCGCGTCCCGCAAGCGCATCACCGAGGGCTGGACGAACTGGAAGGTCCGCAACCCCGTCGTCCTCACCGGCGACGTCCACGCCCACTGGGCGAGCGACCTCAAGCTCGACTACGACGACCCCGACTCGCCGGTGGTCGGCTCCGAGCTGGTCGCCACCTCCATCACCAGCGGCGGCGACGGCACCGACTCCAACCCCGCCGACCACCCGTTCCTGCAGATCAACCCGCACCTGCGCTTCTACAACAACCAGCGCGGCTACGTGCTCACCAAGATCGACAAGCACGAGATGAAGGCCGACTTCAAGACGCTCCCGACCGTCCGCGATCACGTCGCCGAGGCGTCGACCAAGGCCACCTTCGTCATCGAGGACGAGGTCCCCGGCGTCAAGCAGACCTACCTGCGCCCCTTCAACGCCCCCAAGATGTCCGTCAAGTCCGACCGTGACCTGATCCAGGAGACCATCCGGAACGAGACCCTGCGCTGA
- a CDS encoding GNAT family N-acetyltransferase, whose amino-acid sequence MYGPIAETIRTQRLVLEPPAPHDADEMAAVLDDRRLHRHLGGAPLTRDELRERYARLAAGPSPFHQEYWLYWIVRRARDGRAVGYVRATVRPAPGRYAVAPPDAGSTVTPAAPATVASVAWVIGMPYQGFGFATEAARALLGWLRDQGVREIVALIHPQNRPSAAVAAKLGLRRTAETADDETVWRLPGPGVPGPGTPG is encoded by the coding sequence GTGTACGGGCCGATCGCCGAGACCATCCGGACGCAGCGGCTCGTCCTGGAGCCGCCCGCGCCCCACGACGCCGACGAGATGGCGGCCGTCCTGGACGACCGGCGCCTGCACCGGCACCTCGGCGGCGCCCCCCTCACCCGCGACGAGCTGCGCGAACGGTACGCGCGGCTGGCCGCCGGACCGTCCCCCTTCCACCAGGAGTACTGGCTGTACTGGATCGTCCGCCGGGCCCGCGACGGCCGCGCGGTCGGCTACGTGCGGGCGACGGTGCGGCCCGCGCCCGGCCGCTACGCCGTCGCGCCGCCGGACGCCGGGTCGACGGTCACGCCCGCGGCGCCCGCGACGGTCGCGTCGGTCGCCTGGGTGATCGGCATGCCGTACCAGGGGTTCGGGTTCGCGACCGAGGCCGCCCGCGCCCTCCTCGGCTGGCTCCGCGACCAGGGCGTCCGCGAGATCGTCGCGCTGATCCACCCGCAGAACCGGCCGTCCGCCGCCGTCGCCGCGAAGCTCGGCCTGCGCCGCACCGCCGAGACCGCCGACGACGAGACCGTCTGGCGCCTTCCCGGCCCCGGCGTCCCCGGTCCGGGCACGCCGGGATGA
- a CDS encoding dihydrofolate reductase family protein encodes MRRLLPEPAIDGADPYVEYGDAPGLRVGMVMSADGAVTDADGWTDGLGGAADFRVFRTLRALADAILVGAGTVRTGRLGPARLRADLRARRGGPPAPIVVVSRSLDLDWTLSLFTEAETPTVVVTTERARAHVPSGIPVVAAGDDDIDLPEAVGRLHAELGPRLLCEGGPGLTTALLRASLVDELCLNIAPALHGPRTPLLTGLPAEIPLDPASVYLDEGVLFVRYRVARV; translated from the coding sequence ATGCGGCGCCTGCTCCCCGAACCCGCGATCGACGGCGCGGACCCCTACGTCGAGTACGGCGACGCGCCCGGCCTTCGGGTCGGCATGGTGATGAGCGCGGACGGCGCGGTCACCGACGCCGACGGCTGGACGGACGGGCTCGGCGGCGCCGCCGACTTCCGGGTGTTCCGCACCCTGCGGGCCCTCGCCGACGCGATCCTCGTCGGCGCCGGGACCGTCCGGACCGGACGGCTCGGTCCCGCGCGGCTCCGCGCCGACCTGCGCGCGCGCCGGGGCGGCCCGCCCGCGCCCATCGTCGTCGTGAGCCGCTCGCTCGACCTGGACTGGACGCTCTCGCTCTTCACCGAGGCCGAGACCCCGACCGTGGTCGTCACCACCGAACGTGCGCGCGCACACGTCCCGTCCGGGATTCCGGTGGTCGCGGCGGGAGACGACGACATCGACCTGCCGGAGGCGGTCGGGCGCCTGCACGCGGAGCTGGGGCCGCGCCTGCTGTGCGAGGGCGGCCCCGGCCTGACCACCGCGCTGCTCCGCGCGTCCCTGGTCGACGAGTTGTGCCTGAACATCGCCCCGGCGCTGCACGGTCCGCGCACGCCGCTGCTCACCGGGCTGCCCGCCGAGATTCCCCTGGACCCGGCGTCCGTCTATCTGGACGAGGGCGTCCTGTTCGTCCGCTACCGGGTGGCCCGCGTGTAG
- the glgX gene encoding glycogen debranching protein GlgX — MLEVWPGDPYPLGATWDGTGTNFALFSEVARRVELCLFDERGRETRHELPEVDGFVWHGYLPGVGPGRRYGYRVHGPFDPREGHRCNPAKLLLDPYGKAVEGNVRWHESLFSYRFTDPDVLNEDDSAPYMPKNVVVNPFFDWGDDRPPRVPYHESVIYEAHVKGLTRLHPGVPEEQRGTYAGLAHPVMIDHLLDLGVTAVELMPVHQSVPEHALVARGLDNYWGYNTIGFLAPHNSYSSSGELGEQVLEFKAMVRALHEAGIEVILDVVYNHTAEGDHLGPTLSFRGIDNASYYRLRDDDKRYHLDYTGCGNSLNVRSPHALQLIMDSLRYWILDMHVDGFRFDLASALARELHDVDRLAAFFDLVQQDPVVSQVKLIAEPWDVGEGGYQVGNFPPLWTEWNGKYRDTVRDFWRGSYATMPEFASRLTGSSDLYEHSARRPFASINFVTCHDGFTLHDLVSYDHKHNEANGEDNRDGTDDNRSWNCGHEGPARDPSVRRLRARQKRNFLATLFLSQGVPMLSHGDELGRTQRGNNNAYCQDNETAWVHWDDAEDVGFVRSLSRLRRDHPVFRRRRFFTGTGTGAAADIAWLTPAGEIMTDQDWNVGFAKCLGVFLNGDAITEPDRRGRRVRDDSFLLLINAGPDPLEFTLPGAEYGERWAYTLDTAEPGGVGERPLAKARATLKVADRSLSVLRRV, encoded by the coding sequence ATGCTGGAGGTCTGGCCCGGGGATCCGTACCCGCTGGGCGCAACCTGGGACGGCACGGGCACCAACTTCGCGTTGTTCTCGGAGGTCGCGCGGCGGGTCGAGCTCTGCCTGTTCGACGAGCGGGGCCGCGAGACGCGGCACGAGCTGCCCGAGGTGGACGGGTTCGTCTGGCACGGCTACCTGCCCGGCGTCGGGCCCGGACGCCGCTACGGCTACCGGGTGCACGGGCCGTTCGACCCGCGCGAGGGGCACCGCTGCAACCCGGCGAAGCTGCTGCTGGACCCGTACGGCAAGGCCGTCGAGGGCAACGTCCGGTGGCACGAGTCGCTGTTCTCGTACCGGTTCACCGACCCGGACGTCCTCAACGAGGACGACAGCGCCCCCTACATGCCGAAGAACGTGGTGGTGAACCCGTTCTTCGACTGGGGCGACGACCGGCCGCCGCGCGTCCCGTACCACGAGAGCGTGATCTACGAGGCGCACGTCAAGGGGCTGACGCGGCTGCACCCGGGCGTCCCGGAGGAGCAGCGCGGGACGTACGCGGGGCTGGCGCACCCGGTGATGATCGACCATCTTCTCGACCTCGGCGTGACGGCCGTCGAGCTGATGCCGGTGCACCAGTCGGTGCCCGAGCACGCGCTGGTGGCGCGGGGCCTCGACAACTACTGGGGCTACAACACGATCGGGTTCCTCGCGCCGCACAACTCCTACAGCTCGTCGGGAGAGCTCGGGGAGCAGGTGCTGGAGTTCAAGGCGATGGTCAGGGCCCTGCACGAGGCGGGCATCGAGGTCATCCTGGACGTCGTCTACAACCACACCGCCGAAGGGGACCACCTGGGGCCGACGCTGTCGTTCCGGGGCATCGACAACGCGTCCTACTACCGGCTGCGCGACGACGACAAGCGCTACCACCTCGACTACACCGGCTGCGGGAACTCGCTGAACGTGCGGAGCCCGCACGCCCTCCAGCTGATCATGGACTCGCTCCGGTACTGGATCCTGGACATGCACGTGGACGGGTTCCGCTTCGACCTCGCGTCCGCGCTGGCCCGCGAGCTGCACGACGTCGACCGGCTCGCCGCGTTCTTCGACCTCGTCCAGCAGGACCCGGTCGTCTCCCAGGTCAAGCTGATCGCCGAACCGTGGGACGTCGGCGAGGGCGGCTACCAGGTGGGCAACTTCCCGCCGCTGTGGACCGAGTGGAACGGCAAGTACCGCGACACCGTCCGCGACTTCTGGCGGGGCTCGTACGCGACGATGCCGGAGTTCGCGTCCCGGCTGACCGGCTCGTCCGACCTGTACGAGCACAGCGCGCGGCGCCCGTTCGCGTCCATCAACTTCGTGACGTGCCACGACGGGTTCACCCTGCACGACCTCGTCTCCTACGACCACAAGCACAACGAGGCGAACGGCGAGGACAACCGGGACGGCACCGACGACAACCGCTCGTGGAACTGCGGGCACGAGGGGCCCGCGCGGGACCCGTCCGTCCGCCGGCTGCGGGCCCGGCAGAAGCGCAACTTCCTGGCCACGCTGTTCCTGTCGCAGGGCGTGCCGATGCTGTCGCACGGCGACGAACTGGGCCGCACGCAGCGCGGCAACAACAACGCCTACTGCCAGGACAACGAGACCGCGTGGGTGCACTGGGACGACGCCGAGGACGTCGGGTTCGTCCGGTCCCTGTCGCGCCTGCGCCGCGACCATCCGGTGTTCCGGCGCCGCCGCTTCTTCACCGGGACCGGGACGGGCGCCGCCGCCGACATCGCCTGGCTCACCCCCGCCGGGGAGATCATGACCGACCAGGACTGGAACGTCGGCTTCGCCAAGTGCCTCGGCGTGTTCCTCAACGGCGACGCCATCACCGAGCCCGACCGGCGCGGGCGCCGGGTCCGCGACGACTCGTTCCTCCTGCTGATCAACGCCGGACCCGACCCCCTGGAGTTCACGCTCCCGGGGGCCGAGTACGGCGAGCGCTGGGCGTACACGCTGGACACCGCCGAGCCCGGCGGGGTCGGGGAGCGTCCCCTCGCCAAGGCCCGCGCGACGCTGAAGGTCGCCGACCGTTCCCTGTCCGTACTGCGCCGCGTCTAG